Within Diabrotica virgifera virgifera chromosome 7, PGI_DIABVI_V3a, the genomic segment TTTATATTAAGCTATCGATATATTTGTTCAATTTCGGCGTAACGAATGTTCTATTTATCTGGTACCCGTTGACATTTATATCATAGTTAAAGCCTTTCAGTTCCTCTGCATTTTCCACATAGAGGTTGAACAGCTtctcttcttcttgtgccactcatATCGGatattggaaatcatcaaggctatccagaccttgtttacagctgacctaaaaagttcattagaccagtctctcaaattccgcaaccatgacattctgaACAGCACAGGAGACCAAATACACCCCTGTCGTACCCCTCTTCAAATTTCAAAGTCCTCTGTGTTCTTTGATTTGTTCAGCCTTACTCATCTTTCTCATCAATATTATTATAATTGCATCGTGTTTTTACggtgtcaaacgctttttcataATCAAGGAAAAGGAATGTGGTGAATATATCTTTTCGTTGGTCCATGCAGTTTTGTATAAGCGTATTCAAGCAGATGCTGTTTCGCATGTCTCGAGTCAGTTCTTGAAACCAAATTTTGTCTCGCATCTTAGCTTTTCTAGCTTCTGAACATTCTTATGTGGAGAATGCGCAGAAATACTTTTAGTAAATGACTCATTAAACTAATCAGTCTGTGATTATGTGATTTAGGGCTCATTATAAAGGTAGAACAAAGCCAATCCGTTGAAATGTGACCGGTGTTATACATATATGATATTGAACATTGTTACCAACATGTCGATGTTGTCATGAGTAGGTTAATAGCTGGCAGATTCGGTCTATTGTCTGCAAATAGGGACGAAGCATAATCTGTCCAGATTTTAGCTAGTTCCTCTTGGGTATCTATCATATCCTTGATCATTCTTCAGGCGGGTCTCGTATTGTTTCTTGCATACATTCGGAATTTCTTTAATTCGTATTTAGCcgcaagaaataaaacaaaaaatacggATAACTACGAGATTTATTATAAACCCAAGAAAAATTCCATACCCTCCATCCATGGCGCCTGCAGTTGTAAGTATGGCTAAAGTTGATCTTTCAGAAAGGGTGATCGAAACTGGCTACCAGAATATTCAGAGCGATACCATCTGCTGGATTGTTTAGATAGGATACTGTATTCATTGTCATAAGGAGCAGGAAGGAGAAAACCATCTCTAAATTGTGGAAGGTCATCACTACCAATAATATCTGAGCTTAGAAAGGGTGTTTTATTCTCTCCAGGCCATTTGTAGCTAGGTAGTAATGGATGGAGTTGCTTAGGCGAGACATCGTACTTATAATCGTCTAGAAAATAAGGAGGAAGTAAAAGAGGTTGTTTAGAATCGAAGAAACAAGGATATGGAAAAAGGTTATAATCATAAAGAAGATCTGAGCTTAGAAAGAGTACTTTATTTTTTCCATACAATCCGTCGCTGGGTTGAAATGGCTTGAATCGATTAGGGAAGCGATTGTATTTATCAACGTTGACGAAAAAAGGCAGAAATGCAGGAGATTGTCTAGAATAGATAAGGTAAGGATCATAGTGTCGATATGGCAAAAGGTTATAATCATTAAGAAGATCTGAGCTTAGAAAGGGTACTGTATTTTTTCCATACAATCCGTCGCTGGGTTGAAATGGGTTGAATCGATTAGGGAAGCGATTGTATTTATCAACGTtgacgaaaaaaggcaaaaatgcAGGAGATTTTCTAGAATAGATAAGGTAAGGATCATAGTGTCGATATGGCAAAAGGTTATAATCATTAAGAAGATCTGAGCTTAGAACGGGTACTTTATTTTTTCCATACAATCCGTCGCTGGGTTGAAATGGGTTGAATCGATTAGGGAAGCGATTGTATTTATCGACGTTGACGAAAAACGGCAGAAATGCCGGAGATTGTTTAGAATAGATAAAGTAAGGATCATAGTGTCGATATGGCAAAAGGTTATAACCATTAAGAAGATCTGAGCTTAGAAAGGGTACTTTATTTTTTCCATACAATCCGTCGCTGGGTTGAAATGGGTTGAATCGATTAGGGAAGCGATTGTATTTATCGACGTTGACGAAAAAAGGCAGAAATGCCGGAGATTGTTTAGAATAGATAAAATAAGGATCATAGTGTCGATATGGCAAAAGGTTATAGTCATTAAGAAGATCTGAGCTTAGAAAGGGTACTTTACTTTTTCCATACAATCCGTCGCTGGGTTGAAATGGGTTGAATCGATTAGGGAAGCGATTGTATTTATCAACGTTGACGAAAAAAGGCAGAAATGCAGGAGATTGTCTAGAATAGATAAGGTAAGGATCATAGTGTCGATATGGCAAAAGGTTATAATCATTAAGAAGATCTGAGCTTAGAAAGGGTACTTTATTTTTTCCATACAATCCGTCGCTGGGTTGAAATGGGTTGAATCGATTAGGGAAGCGATTGTATTTATCAACGTTGACGAAAAAAGGCAGAAATGCAGGAGATTGTCTAGAATAGATAAGGTAAGGATCATAGTGTCGATATGGCAAAAGGTTATAATCATTAAGAAGATCTGAGCTTAGAAAGGGTACTTTATTTTTTCCATACAATCCGTCGCTGGGTTGAAATGGGTTGAATCGATTAGGGAAGCGATTGTATTTATCGACGTTGACGAAAAACGGCAGAAATGCCGGATATTGTTTAGAATAGATAAAGTAAGGATCATAGTGTCGATATGGCAAAAGGTTATAATCATTAAGAAGATCTGAGCTTAGAAAGAGTACTTTATTTTTTCCATACAATCCGTCGCTGGGTTGAAATGGGTTGAATCGATTAGGGAAGCGATTGTATTTATCAACGTTGACGAAAAAAGGCAGAAATGCAGGAGATTGTCTAGAATAGATAAGGTAAGGATCATAGTGTCGATATGGCAAAAGGTTATAATCATTAAGAAGATCTGAGCTTAAAAAGGGTACTTTATTTTTTCCATACAATCCGTCGCTGGGTTGAAATGAGTTGAATCGATTAGGGAAGCGATTGTATTTATCGACGTTGACGAAAAACGGCAGAAATGCCGGAGATTGTTTAGAATAGATAAAGTAAGGATCATAGTGTCGATATGGCAAAAGGTTATAATCATTAAGAAGATCTGAGCTTAGAAAGGGTACTTTATTTTTTCCATACAATCCGTCGCTGGGTTGAAATGGGTTGAATTGGTCAGGGAAGCGATTATATTTATCAACGTTGACGAAAAAAGGCAGAAATGCAGGAGATTGTTTAGAATAGGTAAAGTAAGCATCATAGTGTCGATATGGCAAAAGGTTATAATCATTAAGATGATCTGAGCTTAGAAAGGGTACTTTATTTTTTCCATACAGGAGAATGCAGAGATATTCATTAAGAAGATCTGAGCTTAGAAAGGGTAATTTATTTTTACCATACAATCCGTCGCTGGGTTGAAATGGGTTGAATCGATTAGGGAAGCGATTGTATTTATCAACGTTGACGAAAAAAGGCAGAAATGCAGGGGATTGTTTAGAATAGATAAAGTAAGGATCATAGTGTCGATATGGCAAAAGGTTATAATCATTAAGAAGATCTGAGCTTAGAAAGGGTAATTTATTTTTACCATACAATCCGTCGCTGGGTTGAAATGGGTTGAATCGATTAAGTAAGCGATTATATTTATCATCGTACAGAAAAGAAGATTGCAGTGAAGAAGATTGTTCAGAATGGGAGAAGGAAGAATAGAAGTCTCGATATGGCAAGATGTTATAATTTTGTCCTGACAATTTGTAGCTAGGTAGAAAGGGGGGAGGTTTATACTGGAGAAGACGATTATCTTCATGATAATAATTATCACCAGCAACAGGAAGAGGAGATTCTAATAAACGGGATTGTTTAGAAAGGTGAAGGAGATAATCTGCAATATTATGTTCACTATCATAAGTTGGTTGCAACAGAATTGAGGGTGAATCGTCTCCCCAGTTTTCTGAAATCTGGCTTCTGCGTTTTCTGAGTAATTTGACGATAGGATCCGGATATGATAAGGCATTGATCACATTAAACAGCaactaaaaataaattaatagttTAATAACTTAGACAATTTGTACATAAAAATGAGCAGAATTATTGGCTAAAACTCGTAAGTGAATGTgaatataaaagtatatataaTGATGAAGGGGCATCATTCCATACTTTTCTGGGCAACAATATACACGTGTTTTGGCCTTCTTGGGCCTCATCAGTTGATGAGGCCCATCCTTCTCCTTCATTCCCGAAACTTTTGCCGCATAACCACTGGATGCATGGCTTACAAATGATGTGCATTATGTAGCAGACGAGAAAGGCGAGTTTTTGGCTCTTAAAAACTGAAACCATATCGACCAAGACTAAGTGAATAATTACTGACAAAAAATTCTGGTCCTCCATATTGAGGACTGGACAATGGGCCGGTAACCCGTTATCGTAAAAAATACAAAATCACGAAAGCTTTAAACAAACTTCGGATAGATTGAAGAGTActtcaaccttgcacaataaactGGCCCATTTTAGAAAAATTCAATAAATTTAAGTATCTGGAGtattggatcgatagcagcccAAATCCTGATCTATAAATaatcgagaatagaacagaaaatcgTTCGAAAAAATCAGAAGACTACTATGTCATTCTCGAATAAAACTGGAAATTCGACTACATTTATCAAAATGCTATCTATGTCTGGttgactcttctctatgcagttgaaacGGACGCTTAAAACAttaaccgtaaataaattggaggcctttgaaaaaTGTGAATCTACCCGAGAATCCTTAAAATTTCATGTAGGTACAtggcatacctcaaacgaagaagtgctgcataggaTAGGCAAAGAACGAGAAATTTTTAACACTGTGAAAGGTAGAAAAACAtcatatctaggccacataatgagaatAATAAGTACCAGCGGAAAAGATAGCGAAAATAAAGAGTTCGAAGCAGCCTTATATTAGATTTTAAAGCAACAAGAAAGATCTTAGatacataacaaaaaaaaagagaatggaTCATTGACAATTGTAGAGAGGCCATACAGAAAATAAATCAGCAACataagaaatgtatggaaagaaaAATCAGAGAAAGAAGAGCAATCTATCAAGATGTAAGATGGAGAGTCCTATAGATATAAAGTACATCCTATAATCCTCAATCTCATGGAATGGGAGAGCTAGAGCGAATGAATAAGACAGTTGGCGCAAGTATTTTGCAAAAATAGTGTCCAATCACCACCGAGACTGGGACCACTATTTTCCTAGCGAGACTGGGACCAATTAAAAATTCTTCCTGTTTTAGTGTTAGTGTTAGAAGACTTAGAAGGATGCTAAGAATAGCAAAAAAATGAACACGGAAATATTGCGAGAACTGGGCAAAGAATGCGGAAATAATAAACacgataaaaataagaaagttacaatatctgcgACACGTAATGAGAGGATATCGacatgaaatgctaagactgataatacagggaaagataagaggcggaaggaatataggaagaaggagagtgtcatggttgaagaatttaagagtctggtttaaatgcagttccatGGAACAGGGGCGAcccggggtaggcaaggtagacACCGCCTCAAatgtacaatacaataataaattatttattaatataaattacttatttcaaaattgtaatttataaattttggcACAATACgtaagtatttaaaataaaaaagttacttcTTAATTTCTCTTCGAAgttgtaattattgtacgctcctcgtAGTAGTGCTACTCACttctataccgggtgtccacttatactttcccccattttaactgcctataacttctaaacggctcaagttagaaatatgcggttttcgctgaaatgttttattttagtaaaagttttgtctgaatggattgagtttttttatatcgctttcaattacgaaaaaaaatggcggatttttgaaaaaactttgttgactttttttaacggaacacccagtatatttttttgcaaattaaaaGAGCGGCCATTCaactatccagcgatataaagttttttaaaatcggttgtcaaatgactgagtaattaatttttaaaatgagaggtgcaacgtgtaTATCACATAACTAAGTAACATAAccaagcaaattgatattatgttatgtgatttccacattgcatctctcattttacaAATTagttgctcagtcatttgacaaccgattttaaaaaactttatagcgctggataggtaaatgaccgttctttcaatttacaaaaaatatactgggtgttttaataaaaaaagtcaacaagttttttttaaatccgccattttttatttaaaagcgttataaaaaattcaatccattcaaacaaaacttttactaaaataaaacatttcagcgaaaaccgcatatttctatcttgagtagtttagaagttataggcagttaaaatgggggaaaatataagtggacgcCCGGTATAATATGACACTACCCTATAGTAAGGAACTTTTCAAATCCGCCtaaagaacagaacagaatgaTATGCGTCTCTCATTCTTTACGCTAAGCACAGCGCTGTAACTGTGGCTTGTCTAGCCGTAGTGGACGAGAATTTCCAGGAACTTTTTGGGGCTAGGTTAGGCTACATTTTTTTACGCCTTCGACAATGGTTGTCCCGAGCTGCTTCTCGGGATATCCAATTGtatgttttaggatcctgactacaaatactgaaaaaactaaaagtgcgaattttgtcatgaaatttggtacgtggggttagaacaatatttggaacaactttccAAATaaataacactgatgatggattacctattaatccgaaaacgttttgttttgtgatgtaacccttattggggtcttttaaataccttttacaaaggatcttgtattttttgtgatttatggtatacagccagctacaggaattttattttcctcgtggattttttttttcaaataactttttccgatatctctaacgcgaagcaaaatatcgaaaattcgcCCTGTTTGTAGATTCGCCGTAGatagcgtttaaaatttaaatttgagttgACTATGACtatgactatcttaaaaaatgtgaaccgtCACACTTGCATGactgcaaaattttaaatctgtatttattttgatagccgcaatataggggtgtcttcatcttaaatgcaaCACACTGTGTATATAGGTATACGAGTAGGGGAGACTGTTGTACCTAGAgccactttttttaaattttcgtctagaaaaaaaatggacatgtttttcaGGGATTTTACGTATTTGGTAAATTCTATACATATTTGTGCAATATAGAAACAGAttagataaaaaaaatacaaaaaaataaagtgcatatttaaacaaaaatgacagCCTTACATGGCGGCCCAAGGTACACGAGGTCATGTACCTTGAGACAAGCCTCCTGTACCTTGGGCCGCCAGTAAAACAAGAGAACAAAACTGAAAGTTGTAACGGTTTGAGTTGGCTCCATATTTTCCATTTCACGATCGGTTACATAGGAGCCCAAAAAATcttgatctgaaaatttttcgctGTCTAAGGGATATATTCCAGAAGCTCTAAAGCCGCTAATAATATTGCTGGGGGTGAAACCTCGAGGATAAGCTTTTCCAATGACTTCGGCCACTGAGCAGATTTGACCACCCTGAGGCCGTTTCAGCTCCGACGGTTCCTGGAGGAGCCCCAAAAATTATTCTATCTTTAAAAAACACCCTAGAAAAAATCAACATAGGTGGGATGTAGTTTCCTGTAGCACTTATCACTGCTATCATAGTCACGAGGCTTCCTCTCTCGGCCGATGTAGAACTACCAAGTTGTTTAATTCCTTTCGGAGCAATTATTTTTGACTGCGATTGAACAGTGCTTACACCGGTCTTATCTAAGTTCAAATTTCTGTTAAGAGGAATTACTCTAAATCGACTGTGGACGGTTTTGATGTtgtcaaattttttttgacattgaccCTGTTGAAACTGATTGACCTACTGGGACTTGTTGCTTCGGGTTTTCGACTTGACAATACGTCCTTATGCCTTTTCAAATGCCTCTCATCCACTCTTCACCGGCAATTTTTTCTGTGTGCCAAGAATCTGGAAATTTCTTATTATTGGCGACAGCATATTTGTAAGCTAGCTGTCTTACGCCTTTATTAGATAAACCGTACTGCAttaaagtaatattttttatatactaaACTTATCTCAACTAAGCAAGTTTCCTCCATGTCAGTAAACACTTGGCGTACAACATAATTTACAGAATAATGATATTCTCCTCCTTCCGGTTCTTGAAATTTTCTCGCCTCTCTAGCAAGTGTAGCACGGCTAATCTTAAAAACTTTGGAAGCCTGTCTACAGCTAATACATTTTGTTGGATTCTCATGGAATATagactccaaagccccctttaaCGATTCAGGATTAATCGTTTCTCGCTTTTTTTCCAGTCTTGCTACGTGGCATAATGAGAGGTTATATCCTGCAAGTAAAAAAACGAAATAAATACCTAgctataatttaaattttaaaaaacattaatgtccgactggtgtattatttaataaataatgacatgatttgaCGGGAGTTAAAAACGCAAGTTTTACCAAACTATTTAATTATCTATACGAAAACCTAAGGCTGTGAAAACCTACAGGATGTGTTTCTGGCCCAAGGTACAAGAGGGTACACTTTTTTAGAAAAACAAATTTCTAACTTAGAGGTTAtgtttaaa encodes:
- the LOC114329116 gene encoding uncharacterized protein LOC114329116 encodes the protein MKGYILALVLLLFNVINALSYPDPIVKLLRKRRSQISENWGDDSPSILLQPTYDSEHNIADYLLHLSKQSRLLESPLPVAGDNYYHEDNRLLQYKPPPFLPSYKLSGQNYNILPYRDFYSSFSHSEQSSSLQSSFLYDDKYNRLLNRFNPFQPSDGLYGKNKLPFLSSDLLNDYNLLPYRHYDPYFIYSKQSPAFLPFFVNVDKYNRFPNRFNPFQPSDGLYGKNKLPFLSSDLLNEYLCILLYGKNKVPFLSSDHLNDYNLLPYRHYDAYFTYSKQSPAFLPFFVNVDKYNRFPDQFNPFQPSDGLYGKNKVPFLSSDLLNDYNLLPYRHYDPYFIYSKQSPAFLPFFVNVDKYNRFPNRFNSFQPSDGLYGKNKVPFLSSDLLNDYNLLPYRHYDPYLIYSRQSPAFLPFFVNVDKYNRFPNRFNPFQPSDGLYGKNKVLFLSSDLLNDYNLLPYRHYDPYFIYSKQYPAFLPFFVNVDKYNRFPNRFNPFQPSDGLYGKNKVPFLSSDLLNDYNLLPYRHYDPYLIYSRQSPAFLPFFVNVDKYNRFPNRFNPFQPSDGLYGKNKVPFLSSDLLNDYNLLPYRHYDPYLIYSRQSPAFLPFFVNVDKYNRFPNRFNPFQPSDGLYGKSKVPFLSSDLLNDYNLLPYRHYDPYFIYSKQSPAFLPFFVNVDKYNRFPNRFNPFQPSDGLYGKNKVPFLSSDLLNGYNLLPYRHYDPYFIYSKQSPAFLPFFVNVDKYNRFPNRFNPFQPSDGLYGKNKVPVLSSDLLNDYNLLPYRHYDPYLIYSRKSPAFLPFFVNVDKYNRFPNRFNPFQPSDGLYGKNTVPFLSSDLLNDYNLLPYRHYDPYLIYSRQSPAFLPFFVNVDKYNRFPNRFKPFQPSDGLYGKNKVLFLSSDLLYDYNLFPYPCFFDSKQPLLLPPYFLDDYKYDVSPKQLHPLLPSYKWPGENKTPFLSSDIIGSDDLPQFRDGFLLPAPYDNEYSILSKQSSRWYRSEYSGSQFRSPFLKDQL